A window of Rattus norvegicus strain BN/NHsdMcwi chromosome 14, GRCr8, whole genome shotgun sequence contains these coding sequences:
- the Pdgfra gene encoding platelet-derived growth factor receptor alpha precursor — translation MGTSQAFLVLSCLLTGPSLIVCQLLLPSILPNENEKIVPLSSSFSLRCFGESEVSWQHPMSEEEDPNVEIRTEENNSSLFVTVLEVVNASAAHTGWYTCYYNHTQTEESEIEGRHIYIYVPDPDMAFVPLGMTDSLVIVEEDDSAIIPCRTTDPDTEVTLHNNGRLVPASYDSRQGFNGTFSVGPYICEATVRGRTFKTSEFNVYALKATSELNLEMDTRQTVYKAGETIVVTCAVFNNEVVDLQWTYPGEVRNKGITMLEEIKLPSIKLVYTLTVPKATVKDSGDYECAARQATKEVKEMKTVTISVHEKGFVQIRPTFGHLETVNLHQVREFVVEVQAYPTPRISWLKDNLTLIENLTEITTDVQRSQETRYQSKLKLIRAKEEDSGHYTIIVQNDDDMKSYTFELSTLVPASILELVDDHHGSGGGQTVRCTAEGTPLPNIEWMICKDIKKCNNDTSWTVLASNVSNIITEFHQRGRSTVEGRVSFAKVEETIAVRCLAKNDLGIGNRELKLVAPTLRSELTVAAAVLVLLVIVIVSLIVLVVIWKQKPRYEIRWRVIESISPDGHEYIYVDPMQLPYDSRWEFPRDGLVLGRILGSGAFGKVVEGTAYGLSRSQPVMKVAVKMLKPTARSSEKQALMSELKIMTHLGPHLNIVNLLGACTKSGPIYIITEYCFYGDLVNYLHKNRDSFMSRHPEKPKKDLDIFGLNPADESTRSYVILSFENNGDYVDMKQADTTQYVPMLERKEVSKYSDIQRSLYDRPASYKKKSMLDSEAKNLLSDDDSEGLTLLDLLSFTYQVARGMEFLASKNCVHRDLAARNVLLAQGKIVKICDFGLARDIMHDSNYVSKGSTFLPVKWMAPESIFDNLYTTLSDVWSYGVLLWEIFSLGGTPYPGMMVDSTFYNKIKSGYRMAKPDHATSEVYEIMVQCWNSEPEKRPSFYHLSEIVENLLPGQYKKSYEKIHLDFLKSDHPAVARMRVDSDNAYIGVTYKNEEDKLKEWEGGLDEQRLSADSGYIIPLPDIDPVPEEEDLGKRNRHSSQTSEESAIETGSSSSTFIKREDETIEDIDMMDDIGIDSSDLVEDSFL, via the exons ATGGGGACCTCCCAGGCCTTTCTGGTCCTCAGCTGTCTCCTCACAG GGCCGAGCCTCATCGTCTGCCAGCTCTTATTACCCTCCATCCTTCCAAATGAGAATGAGAAGATTGTGCCGCTGAGTTCGTCCTTCTCTCTGAGATGCTTCGGGGAGAGCGAAGTGAGCTGGCAGCACCCCATGTCTGAAGAAGAGGACCCCAACGTGGAAATCAGAACCGAGGAGAACAACAGTAGCCTCTTTGTCACGGTGCTGGAAGTGGTCAACGCCTCAGCGGCCCACACCGGATGGTACACTTGCTATTACAACCACACTCAGACAGAAGAGAGTGAGATCGAAGGCAGGCACATTTATATCTATGTACCAG acccagacatggccttCGTGCCTCTCGGCATGACGGATTCTTTAGTCATTGTGGAAGAGGACGATTCTGCCATCATACCCTGCCGCACCACGGATCCAGACACTGAAGTAACCTTGCACAATAACGGGAGGCTGGTGCCTGCCTCCTACGACAGCAGGCAGGGCTTCAACGGAACCTTCAGTGTGGGGCCTTACATCTGTGAGGCCACCGTCAGAGGGAGGACGTTCAAGACCAGCGAGTTTAACGTTTATGCCTTGAAAG CCACGTCAGAACTGAATCTGGAGATGGACACACGCCAGACTGTGTATAAGGCAGGAGAAACGATCGTGGTGACCTGCGCCGTCTTTAACAATGAGGTGGTTGACCTGCAGTGGACTTACCCTGGAGAGGTG AGAAACAAAGGCATCACCATGCTGGAGGAGATCAAACTCCCGTCCATCAAACTGGTGTACACGCTGACCGTCCCCAAGGCCACGGTGAAGGACAGTGGAGATTATGAATGTGCTGCCCGCCAGGCCACGAAAGAGGTCAAGGAAATGAAGACAGTCACCATTTCTGTTCACG AGAAAGGCTTCGTCCAGATCAGGCCCACCTTTGGCCATCTGGAAACTGTGAACCTGCATCAGGTCAGAGAGTTCGTGGTGGAGGTGCAGGCCTACCCGACCCCCAGGATATCCTGGCTGAAGGACAACTTGACCCTGATTGAGAATCTCACTGAGATCACCACCGATGTGCAGAGGAGCCAGGAGACGAG GTATCAAAGCAAATTAAAGCTGATCCGGGCTAAGGAAGAAGACAGCGGCCATTATACCATTATAGTTCAGAATGACGACGACATGAAGAGCTACACGTTTGAGCTGTCAACTCTAG ttcctgcctccattcTGGAGCTTGTGGATGACCACCATGGCTCTGGCGGGGGACAGACTGTGAGGTGCACGGCTGAAGGCACCCCTCTTCCGAACATCGAGTGGATGATCTGCAAGGATATTAAGAA ATGTAATAATGACACTTCATGGACAGTTTTGGCCAGCAACGTCTCGAATATTATCACGGAGTTCCACCAGCGAGGCAGGAGTACAGTGGAGGGACGAGTGTCCTTCGCCAAGGTGGAAGAGACCATCGCAGTTCGGTGCTTGGCAAAGAACGACCTTGGcattgggaacagagagctgaaGCTGGTGGCTCCCA CCCTGCGATCTGAGCTCACGGTGGCGGCCGCGGTGCTGGTGCTGTTGGTGATTGTCATTGTCTCTCTCATTGTCCTGGTTGTCATTTGGAAGCAG AAACCACGGTATGAAATTCGATGGAGGGTCATTGAGTCAATCAGCCCTGATGGACATGAGTATATTTATGTGGACCCCATGCAGCTGCCTTACGACTCCAGATGGGAGTTCCCGAGAGATGGACTAGTGCTTG GTCGGATCTTGGGATCCGGTGCATTTGGGAAAGTGGTTGAAGGCACAGCTTATGGATTAAGCCGGTCCCAGCCTGTAATGAAGGTGGCTGTGAAGATGCTCAAAC CCACAGCCAGGTCTAGTGAGAAGCAAGCTCTCATGTCTGAGCTGAAGATAATGACTCACTTGGGACCGCATCTGAACATTGTGAATTTGCTGGGAGCCTGCACCAAGTCAG GCCCCATTTACATCATCACAGAATACTGCTTCTATGGGGATTTGGTCAATTACCTGCATAAGAACAGAGATAGCTTCATGAGCCGACACCCAGAGAAGCCAAAGAAAGACCTGGACATCTTTGGATTGAATCCTGCAGATGAGAGTACCAGGAG tTACGTGattttatcttttgaaaacaATGGTGACTACGTGGACATGAAGCAGGCTGACACCACACAGTACGTGCCAATGCTGGAAAGGAAGGAGGTTTCCAAATACTCCGACATCCAGAGATCGCTGTACGATCGGCCGGCCTCCTATAAGAAGAAATCCATGCTAG ACTCAGAAGCTAAAAACCTCCTTTCGGATGATGACTCCGAGGGTCTGACTTTGCTGGACCTACTAAGCTTCACCTACCAAGTGGCCCGAGGGATGGAATTTTTGGCTTCGAAAAAT TGTGTCCACCGGGACCTGGCTGCCCGCAACGTCCTTCTGGCGCAGGGGAAAATCGTGAAGATCTGTGACTTCGGGCTGGCCAGAGACATCATGCACGATTCTAACTACGTGTCAAAGGGCAGC ACTTTCCTGCCTGTGAAGTGGATGGCACCTGAGAGCATTTTTGACAACCTCTACACCACGCTGAGTGACGTCTGGTCTTATGGCGTTCTGCTCTGGGAAATATTCTCCCTTG GTGGCACACCCTACCCTGGCATGATGGTTGATTCTACTTTCTACAATAAGATCAAGAGCGGATACAGGATGGCCAAACCCGACCATGCCACCAGTGAAGT CTATGAGATTATGGTGCAGTGCTGGAACAGTGAACCCGAAAAGAGACCCTCCTTCTACCACCTCAGCGAGATAGTGGAGAATCTGCTGCCTGGACAGTACAAAAAG AGTTATGAAAAGATTCACCTGGACTTCCTAAAGAGTGACCATCCGGCTGTGGCACGCATGCGTGTGGACTCTGACAACGCGTACATCGGTGTCACTTACAAAAATGAAGAGGACAAGCTGAAGGAATGGGAAGGTGGCCTGGATGAACAGAGATTGAGCGCAGATAGTGGCTACATCATTCCCCTGCCAGACATTGACCCTGTTCCAGAGGAGGAAGACCTGGGCAAGAGGAACAGACACAG CTCGCAGACTTCGGAAGAGAGCGCCATCGAGACGGGTTCCAGTAGTTCCACTTTCATCAAGAGAGAGGACGAGACCATTGAGGACATCGACATGATGGATGATATTGGCATAGATTCCTCAGACCTGGTGGAGGACAGCTTCCTGTAA
- the Pdgfra gene encoding platelet-derived growth factor receptor alpha isoform X1: MQSPGKQLFLTAFGSPASSFSGAMGTSQAFLVLSCLLTGPSLIVCQLLLPSILPNENEKIVPLSSSFSLRCFGESEVSWQHPMSEEEDPNVEIRTEENNSSLFVTVLEVVNASAAHTGWYTCYYNHTQTEESEIEGRHIYIYVPDPDMAFVPLGMTDSLVIVEEDDSAIIPCRTTDPDTEVTLHNNGRLVPASYDSRQGFNGTFSVGPYICEATVRGRTFKTSEFNVYALKATSELNLEMDTRQTVYKAGETIVVTCAVFNNEVVDLQWTYPGEVRNKGITMLEEIKLPSIKLVYTLTVPKATVKDSGDYECAARQATKEVKEMKTVTISVHEKGFVQIRPTFGHLETVNLHQVREFVVEVQAYPTPRISWLKDNLTLIENLTEITTDVQRSQETRYQSKLKLIRAKEEDSGHYTIIVQNDDDMKSYTFELSTLVPASILELVDDHHGSGGGQTVRCTAEGTPLPNIEWMICKDIKKCNNDTSWTVLASNVSNIITEFHQRGRSTVEGRVSFAKVEETIAVRCLAKNDLGIGNRELKLVAPTLRSELTVAAAVLVLLVIVIVSLIVLVVIWKQKPRYEIRWRVIESISPDGHEYIYVDPMQLPYDSRWEFPRDGLVLGRILGSGAFGKVVEGTAYGLSRSQPVMKVAVKMLKPTARSSEKQALMSELKIMTHLGPHLNIVNLLGACTKSGPIYIITEYCFYGDLVNYLHKNRDSFMSRHPEKPKKDLDIFGLNPADESTRSYVILSFENNGDYVDMKQADTTQYVPMLERKEVSKYSDIQRSLYDRPASYKKKSMLDSEAKNLLSDDDSEGLTLLDLLSFTYQVARGMEFLASKNCVHRDLAARNVLLAQGKIVKICDFGLARDIMHDSNYVSKGSTFLPVKWMAPESIFDNLYTTLSDVWSYGVLLWEIFSLGGTPYPGMMVDSTFYNKIKSGYRMAKPDHATSEVYEIMVQCWNSEPEKRPSFYHLSEIVENLLPGQYKKSYEKIHLDFLKSDHPAVARMRVDSDNAYIGVTYKNEEDKLKEWEGGLDEQRLSADSGYIIPLPDIDPVPEEEDLGKRNRHSSQTSEESAIETGSSSSTFIKREDETIEDIDMMDDIGIDSSDLVEDSFL; this comes from the exons ATGCAGAGTCCAGGCAAGCAGCTTTTCCTGACTGCATTCGGATCCCCGGCCTCATCG TTCTCAGGAGCGATGGGGACCTCCCAGGCCTTTCTGGTCCTCAGCTGTCTCCTCACAG GGCCGAGCCTCATCGTCTGCCAGCTCTTATTACCCTCCATCCTTCCAAATGAGAATGAGAAGATTGTGCCGCTGAGTTCGTCCTTCTCTCTGAGATGCTTCGGGGAGAGCGAAGTGAGCTGGCAGCACCCCATGTCTGAAGAAGAGGACCCCAACGTGGAAATCAGAACCGAGGAGAACAACAGTAGCCTCTTTGTCACGGTGCTGGAAGTGGTCAACGCCTCAGCGGCCCACACCGGATGGTACACTTGCTATTACAACCACACTCAGACAGAAGAGAGTGAGATCGAAGGCAGGCACATTTATATCTATGTACCAG acccagacatggccttCGTGCCTCTCGGCATGACGGATTCTTTAGTCATTGTGGAAGAGGACGATTCTGCCATCATACCCTGCCGCACCACGGATCCAGACACTGAAGTAACCTTGCACAATAACGGGAGGCTGGTGCCTGCCTCCTACGACAGCAGGCAGGGCTTCAACGGAACCTTCAGTGTGGGGCCTTACATCTGTGAGGCCACCGTCAGAGGGAGGACGTTCAAGACCAGCGAGTTTAACGTTTATGCCTTGAAAG CCACGTCAGAACTGAATCTGGAGATGGACACACGCCAGACTGTGTATAAGGCAGGAGAAACGATCGTGGTGACCTGCGCCGTCTTTAACAATGAGGTGGTTGACCTGCAGTGGACTTACCCTGGAGAGGTG AGAAACAAAGGCATCACCATGCTGGAGGAGATCAAACTCCCGTCCATCAAACTGGTGTACACGCTGACCGTCCCCAAGGCCACGGTGAAGGACAGTGGAGATTATGAATGTGCTGCCCGCCAGGCCACGAAAGAGGTCAAGGAAATGAAGACAGTCACCATTTCTGTTCACG AGAAAGGCTTCGTCCAGATCAGGCCCACCTTTGGCCATCTGGAAACTGTGAACCTGCATCAGGTCAGAGAGTTCGTGGTGGAGGTGCAGGCCTACCCGACCCCCAGGATATCCTGGCTGAAGGACAACTTGACCCTGATTGAGAATCTCACTGAGATCACCACCGATGTGCAGAGGAGCCAGGAGACGAG GTATCAAAGCAAATTAAAGCTGATCCGGGCTAAGGAAGAAGACAGCGGCCATTATACCATTATAGTTCAGAATGACGACGACATGAAGAGCTACACGTTTGAGCTGTCAACTCTAG ttcctgcctccattcTGGAGCTTGTGGATGACCACCATGGCTCTGGCGGGGGACAGACTGTGAGGTGCACGGCTGAAGGCACCCCTCTTCCGAACATCGAGTGGATGATCTGCAAGGATATTAAGAA ATGTAATAATGACACTTCATGGACAGTTTTGGCCAGCAACGTCTCGAATATTATCACGGAGTTCCACCAGCGAGGCAGGAGTACAGTGGAGGGACGAGTGTCCTTCGCCAAGGTGGAAGAGACCATCGCAGTTCGGTGCTTGGCAAAGAACGACCTTGGcattgggaacagagagctgaaGCTGGTGGCTCCCA CCCTGCGATCTGAGCTCACGGTGGCGGCCGCGGTGCTGGTGCTGTTGGTGATTGTCATTGTCTCTCTCATTGTCCTGGTTGTCATTTGGAAGCAG AAACCACGGTATGAAATTCGATGGAGGGTCATTGAGTCAATCAGCCCTGATGGACATGAGTATATTTATGTGGACCCCATGCAGCTGCCTTACGACTCCAGATGGGAGTTCCCGAGAGATGGACTAGTGCTTG GTCGGATCTTGGGATCCGGTGCATTTGGGAAAGTGGTTGAAGGCACAGCTTATGGATTAAGCCGGTCCCAGCCTGTAATGAAGGTGGCTGTGAAGATGCTCAAAC CCACAGCCAGGTCTAGTGAGAAGCAAGCTCTCATGTCTGAGCTGAAGATAATGACTCACTTGGGACCGCATCTGAACATTGTGAATTTGCTGGGAGCCTGCACCAAGTCAG GCCCCATTTACATCATCACAGAATACTGCTTCTATGGGGATTTGGTCAATTACCTGCATAAGAACAGAGATAGCTTCATGAGCCGACACCCAGAGAAGCCAAAGAAAGACCTGGACATCTTTGGATTGAATCCTGCAGATGAGAGTACCAGGAG tTACGTGattttatcttttgaaaacaATGGTGACTACGTGGACATGAAGCAGGCTGACACCACACAGTACGTGCCAATGCTGGAAAGGAAGGAGGTTTCCAAATACTCCGACATCCAGAGATCGCTGTACGATCGGCCGGCCTCCTATAAGAAGAAATCCATGCTAG ACTCAGAAGCTAAAAACCTCCTTTCGGATGATGACTCCGAGGGTCTGACTTTGCTGGACCTACTAAGCTTCACCTACCAAGTGGCCCGAGGGATGGAATTTTTGGCTTCGAAAAAT TGTGTCCACCGGGACCTGGCTGCCCGCAACGTCCTTCTGGCGCAGGGGAAAATCGTGAAGATCTGTGACTTCGGGCTGGCCAGAGACATCATGCACGATTCTAACTACGTGTCAAAGGGCAGC ACTTTCCTGCCTGTGAAGTGGATGGCACCTGAGAGCATTTTTGACAACCTCTACACCACGCTGAGTGACGTCTGGTCTTATGGCGTTCTGCTCTGGGAAATATTCTCCCTTG GTGGCACACCCTACCCTGGCATGATGGTTGATTCTACTTTCTACAATAAGATCAAGAGCGGATACAGGATGGCCAAACCCGACCATGCCACCAGTGAAGT CTATGAGATTATGGTGCAGTGCTGGAACAGTGAACCCGAAAAGAGACCCTCCTTCTACCACCTCAGCGAGATAGTGGAGAATCTGCTGCCTGGACAGTACAAAAAG AGTTATGAAAAGATTCACCTGGACTTCCTAAAGAGTGACCATCCGGCTGTGGCACGCATGCGTGTGGACTCTGACAACGCGTACATCGGTGTCACTTACAAAAATGAAGAGGACAAGCTGAAGGAATGGGAAGGTGGCCTGGATGAACAGAGATTGAGCGCAGATAGTGGCTACATCATTCCCCTGCCAGACATTGACCCTGTTCCAGAGGAGGAAGACCTGGGCAAGAGGAACAGACACAG CTCGCAGACTTCGGAAGAGAGCGCCATCGAGACGGGTTCCAGTAGTTCCACTTTCATCAAGAGAGAGGACGAGACCATTGAGGACATCGACATGATGGATGATATTGGCATAGATTCCTCAGACCTGGTGGAGGACAGCTTCCTGTAA